The DNA window AAGCCGCGCCGTTTCCACCGATGCTGATCCTTTCTTAACCTGTCGCCGTCATAAGCGTCCGGTCGATGCTCCGTATCGGAGCTATGAGCGGGCTGGAGACGAATGCAGGGGGTGACTTTGACAAGCCGCGCCACGGCTTTCGCCTGCGCAGCGGGCGCGGTGGTGTTCATTCTTTCGCTGATCCTGGGCTATGCGCAGGGTGAGGTGGACGATGTCGCGCATATCGGCCAGTCGCTCGTCATCGCCATCCTGTGCGGCACGATGAGCTGGGCGTCGGCGCGACGCACCGTCGCCACCACCGCCAGCGCCATCGACGCGGCGACCGAACGGCTCCTGTCTGCTGCCCATGGCGATCTCGACACGCCGCTCGTCCCTGACATCGGCCGCGAACTGCCCGACCTGTCGGTTGCGATGGACAGCCTGTTCAGTCAGGTGCGCACCAATCTCGACCATGTGCAGGCGCTCGCCCTGTTCGACCAGATCACCGGCCTCGCCAACCGCACCAGCTTCTGCCGGCAGGTGGAACGCGCGCTCGCCGATCATGACGGCAACGGCGAACCGACCCTGTTCTTCATCGACCTCGACGGGTTCAAGGGCGTCAACGACACGCTTGGGCACGCGGCGGGCGACCAGCTTCTCGGCAGGGTCGCCGGGCGTCTGCGCGAAGTCGTGATGGCGCAGGTTAGCACCGGCGGGGGCGACGCCATCATCGGCCGCCTCGCGGGTGACGAGTTCACCATGTTCTTCCCCGCGCTCACCGGCCCGGCGGCGGCGCAGCGCATCGCCCGCGCGGTGCAGTTCGCGCTCGGCGAGCGGTTCGACCTTGGCAGCCAGCATGTCGAGCTTGGCGCGTCGATCGGCATCGCCATCTATCCGATCCATGGCGACACGCTCAGCAGCCTGCTGCGCGCCGCAGACATCGCCATGTATCATGCCAAGCGCGAAGGGCGCGGGCGCGCGGAAATCTACACCGACGCGCTGGCGCTCGAAGCGCAGGACCGTGCCGAGCTTGAACGCGACCTGCTCATGGGGCTGCAACGCGACGAGTTCCTGCTGGAGTTTCAGCCGCAGGTCGATGCGCTGACGGGCCGCGCCGTCGCCGCCGAAGCGCTCGTGCGCTGGGCGCATCCGGAGCGCGATCTGGTCCTGCCGCCCGCCTTCGTTCCGCTGGCCGAGGAAAGCGGCGCCATCGTCGCGCTGGGCGACTGGGTCATGGGCCGCGTCTGCGAAACCGCCGCGCGCTGGGCCGAAGCGGGCATGGACCATCGCATCGCCATCAATGTCAGCGCCCGCGAACTGGGGCAGCCCGACTTCTTCCTGCGCCTGCGTCACGCCATGGCCGCGCAGGGCGCGCCGCCCGCGATGCTGGAACTGGAAATCACCGAATCGCTCGCGATGGACATGGAGCCGCGCGTGCTGGACCAGCTTGCGGCGTTGCGCGCCGATGGCGTC is part of the Sphingobium amiense genome and encodes:
- a CDS encoding putative bifunctional diguanylate cyclase/phosphodiesterase gives rise to the protein MQGVTLTSRATAFACAAGAVVFILSLILGYAQGEVDDVAHIGQSLVIAILCGTMSWASARRTVATTASAIDAATERLLSAAHGDLDTPLVPDIGRELPDLSVAMDSLFSQVRTNLDHVQALALFDQITGLANRTSFCRQVERALADHDGNGEPTLFFIDLDGFKGVNDTLGHAAGDQLLGRVAGRLREVVMAQVSTGGGDAIIGRLAGDEFTMFFPALTGPAAAQRIARAVQFALGERFDLGSQHVELGASIGIAIYPIHGDTLSSLLRAADIAMYHAKREGRGRAEIYTDALALEAQDRAELERDLLMGLQRDEFLLEFQPQVDALTGRAVAAEALVRWAHPERDLVLPPAFVPLAEESGAIVALGDWVMGRVCETAARWAEAGMDHRIAINVSARELGQPDFFLRLRHAMAAQGAPPAMLELEITESLAMDMEPRVLDQLAALRADGVAVAIDDFGTGYSNLARLKELPVDRVKIDHSLVRDIVTSAQARTICSAVVGLIQGLGLQVVVEGVESQAQMDMLRVLGCTLFQGYHLARPMNEDAYLARYAAPDADAARDAG